A window from Theobroma cacao cultivar B97-61/B2 chromosome 3, Criollo_cocoa_genome_V2, whole genome shotgun sequence encodes these proteins:
- the LOC18604303 gene encoding protein MOTHER of FT and TFL1, with protein MAVSVDPLVVGRVIGDVVDMFVPTVTMSVYYGSRHVTNGCDIKPSTTINPPKVSINGHSDELYTLVMTDPDAPSPSEPSMREWVHWIVSDIPGGTNPTRGKEILVYMGPRPPVGIHRYILVLFQQKGPLGQVQQPASRANFSTRLFAQHLNLGLPVATVYFNAQKEPVSRRR; from the exons ATGGCTGTCTCCGTTGATCCTCTCGTTGTTGGTCGAGTTATTGGCGATGTCGTCGACATGTTTGTTCCTACTGTCACCATGTCCGTCTACTACGGTTCCAGGCATGTCACTAACGGCTGTGACATAAAGCCATCTACGACAATCAACCCTCCCAAAGTTAGCATCAATGGCCATTCTGACGAGCTTTATACTTTG GTGATGACTGACCCCGATGCGCCAAGCCCCAGCGAGCCAAGCATGCGTGAATGGGTTCATTG GATCGTTTCTGACATTCCTGGAGGAACCAACCCCACCCGAG GAAAGGAGATCCTGGTTTACATGGGGCCACGCCCTCCTGTGGGCATTCACCGCTATATTCTGGTGCTCTTCCAACAAAAGGGTCCGTTGGGGCAAGTGCAGCAACCAGCATCACGGGCTAACTTCAGCACTAGGCTCTTCGCTCAGCACCTCAACTTGGGCCTGCCTGTGGCCACGGTCTATTTCAACGCTCAAAAAGAGCCCGTCAGCCGAAGGCGTTGA